In the genome of Hydractinia symbiolongicarpus strain clone_291-10 chromosome 5, HSymV2.1, whole genome shotgun sequence, one region contains:
- the LOC130645157 gene encoding para-nitrobenzyl esterase-like, which produces MTNRNKLVIFPIVLVVVVVVAVIVGVVVHRNKFSDEDDVENTIVNDLIVQTECGPVLGIKENTFVFTANKNVTTFVYKGIPYAKPPVRELRWRPPVRLSDDRTNCWNGTLIANTTGSKCVQTDGGNIVGSEDCLFLNVHTPDVNGKLPVFVWIHGGSLMTGEGDDFGYSPDSEFVASMNVVSVSMNYRLNAFGFLTLKELRRNGINGNYGLMDQILVLRWIQSNIKNFGGDRNSVTLCGESSGGTSIIGLLASPLADGLFHKAIPMSGSPNFEKSYIEAEIDNRIFINKTKCNGTSPDKMRMCLYSLTAREVSLAVPGKVYPNWEGVGYFDFPKKGSLSGAIVVIDENVIPKPPKKLSEISFNSKTKVSVLMGYTAQEIGIHPGKRFTGDNSSLEFKHFLKGRLDSFSPLFMNQVWDDLYKNQTKNLSKPASVQLLYETMSTDARVSCPTNKMISDFQKSNHHTVYRYVVTNAPSTPIIVSPAIHWSNSFHAWDSFALFGYKSVIFLMGHAIGGSDIKFMESLRTTVLKFMQEGSVDWKITQTGVFNQNGGIDVLDKLYQQKQCEFWNKEENDFVPYAWIN; this is translated from the coding sequence ATGACCAACAGAAATAAGTTGGTTATTTTTCCAATAGtgttagttgttgttgttgttgttgctgttattGTCGGAGTTGTGGTGCATCGGAATAAATTTTCTGATGAAGATGATGTCGAGAATACCATTGTAAATGATTTAATCGTTCAAACTGAATGCGGACCTGTGCTTggaataaaagaaaacacttTTGTTTTTACTGCGAACAAAAACGTTACAACGTTTGTTTATAAAGGTATTCCTTACGCCAAACCTCCTGTTCGTGAGTTGAGATGGCGTCCACCAGTTCGACTAAGCGATGACAGGACGAATTGTTGGAATGGTACGCTCATTGCAAACACTACTGGAAGTAAATGTGTACAAACTGATGGGGGAAATATTGTAGGCTCTGAAGATTGCTTGTTCTTGAATGTTCACACGCCAGATGTAAATGGAAAACTTCCTGTGTTTGTGTGGATACATGGTGGATCCCTAATGACTGGTGAAGGGGATGATTTTGGTTATTCGCCAGACAGTGAGTTCGTTGCATCGATGAATGTTGTGTCTGTCAGTATGAATTATCGCTTAAATGCTTTTGGATTTTTGACTCTCAAGGAGTTAAGGAGAAATGGCATTAATGGAAATTATGGCCTGATGGATCAAATACTAGTACTGAGGTGGATTCAAAGTAACATTAAAAACTTTGGAGGTGACCGTAACTCTGTTACTCTCTGTGGGGAAAGTTCTGGTGGTACGTCTATAATCGGTTTGCTTGCGTCTCCATTAGCTGATGGCTTGTTTCACAAAGCAATACCAATGAGTGGATCTCCAAATTTTGAGAAATCCTACATCGAAGCAGAAATCGACAATCGCAtctttataaacaaaacaaaatgcaaTGGGACTTCACCAGATAAGATGCGTATGTGTTTGTACAGCTTGACTGCACGGGAAGTATCTTTGGCTGTTCCAGGAAAGGTATATCCAAATTGGGAAGGTGTTGGCTATTTTGATTTTCCAAAAAAAGGTTCTTTAAGCGGCGCCATTGTTGTAATTGATGAAAATGTAATTCCCAAACCGCCAAAAAAGTTATCAGAAATCAGTTTTAATAGTAAAACAAAAGTGTCAGTGTTAATGGGGTATACTGCTCAAGAAATTGGTATTCACCCAGGTAAAAGGTTTACAGGTGACAATAGCTCATTGGAATTTAAGCATTTTCTTAAAGGTCGTTTGGACAGTTTCTCACCACTCTTTATGAATCAAGTATGGGATGACTTGTATAAAAACCAAACTAAGAACTTATCAAAACCAGCTTCAGTGCAGCTTTTATATGAAACTATGTCAACAGATGCTAGAGTTAGCTGTCCGACAAATAAAATGATCAGCGACTTCCAAAAAAGCAACCACCATACTGTCTACCGGTACGTCGTGACCAATGCACCATCGACACCTATCATTGTATCACCAGCAATTCACTGGTCCAATTCTTTTCACGCATGGGATAGCTTTGCGTTGTTTGGCTATAagagtgttatttttttaatggggCATGCAATAGGTGGTAGTGACATAAAATTTATGGAATCACTTCGCACAACGGTATTGAAATTTATGCAAGAAGGTTCCGTAGATTGGAAAATCACACAAACAGGTGTTTTCAATCAAAATGGCGGCATTGATGTGCTAGACAAACTTTACCAACAAAAACAATGCGAATTTTGGAACAAGGAAGAGAACGATTTTGTCCCTTATGCTTGGATTAACTAA
- the LOC130646315 gene encoding uncharacterized protein LOC130646315 yields the protein MDRNNFILSMFAVLLMTHVVLCKPTRKSHPVKVDHALLLRQALSLEIKKVMNKKEKVIFEYTPESTKSDSKTGDMYCNDPQAPCKCRKVYAIYGTADFVEYTCDASKNKANENVPRGFQCIQLTGRKLVPFLKKSENGVQRFGLKRLIVDTGCELRCVGKACK from the exons ATGGATCGG aaTAATTTCATCTTGTCCATGTTCGCTGTCCTTCTTATGACGCACGTGGTTTTATGTAAACCCACAAGAAAATCACATCCAGTGAAAGTAGATCACGCATTACTGCTGCGTCAGGCTTTATCGTTGGAAATAAAGAAAGTaatgaacaaaaaagaaaaagttatttttgagtATACTCCTGAATCAACTAAATCGGATAGCAAAACTGGCGATATGTACTGCAATGATCCACAAGCACCATGTAAATGTAGAAAGGTCTATGCAATATATGGAACAGCTGATTTTGTAGAATATACATGCGACGCGAGTAAAAACAAGGCCAATGAAAATGTACCACGTGGGTTTCAATGTATCCAGCTAACTGGGAGAAAGCTTGTTCCATTTTTGAAGAAAAGCGAAAATGGAGTACAACGATTTGGGTTGAAAAGGTTAATCGTAGACACTGGTTGCGAGCTGAGATGCGTAGGGAAAGCTTGCAAGTAG